A part of Oscillatoria sp. FACHB-1406 genomic DNA contains:
- a CDS encoding DUF924 family protein yields the protein MNKSNPTEILDFWFGSPEASDYGKMRQVWFSKNDEFDAAVQHLSPAYQQAAAGELDDWQNQPLSCLALIILLDQFPRNLFRSQPQAFATDAKALSVAKSAVERGFDRDLIPAQRWFIYLPFEHSENLADQERCIQLFTQLEGDPESKIPIDFAHRHKAVIDRFGRFPHRNSILGRESTPEEIEFLTQPDSSFL from the coding sequence GTGAATAAATCTAACCCAACTGAAATTCTAGACTTTTGGTTCGGTAGCCCCGAAGCCAGCGACTACGGAAAAATGCGTCAAGTTTGGTTCTCAAAAAACGATGAATTTGACGCAGCAGTACAGCATCTTTCACCCGCCTATCAACAAGCCGCAGCCGGGGAACTCGACGACTGGCAAAACCAACCCCTTAGTTGTTTAGCTCTTATTATCCTGCTCGACCAATTCCCGCGCAACTTATTTCGCAGCCAACCCCAAGCTTTCGCTACCGATGCTAAAGCTTTATCCGTCGCTAAATCTGCCGTAGAACGCGGTTTCGATCGCGACTTAATCCCCGCCCAACGCTGGTTTATTTACCTTCCCTTCGAGCATAGCGAAAACTTAGCCGACCAAGAACGCTGTATCCAACTCTTTACTCAACTCGAAGGCGATCCCGAAAGTAAAATCCCGATTGACTTTGCTCATCGGCACAAAGCCGTTATCGATCGCTTCGGGCGTTTTCCCCACCGCAATTCAATTTTAGGGCGAGAAAGTACCCCAGAAGAAATCGAATTTCTGACACAGCCCGATTCTTCGTTTCTGTGA
- a CDS encoding EAL domain-containing response regulator: MVELTNRDSILIVDDNPTNRKILFKLLDKSDFHIVEACDGMMALELALQYTPDIILLDVMMPGMDGFETCNRLKAAKATQDIPIIFTTSLSDTDSKVKGLSLGAVDYITKPFQKDEVISRIRLHLKLRSLNKDLQQQNELLVREITARLEAESELHQLNQDLEERVKQRTLELTRALQELQTAQEELLTREQQLEYDALHDALTNLPNRTGFMKHLERAIGLYETQAARNGSTPCLNASRLELAATNSTLFALLFIDLDRFKVVNDSLGHLVGDDLLKGVASRLQACLHGNGTIARFGGDEFMILLEDLHSEREAIAMAQRIQEQLRHPFIANGYELFTEASIGITLSTMGYRSAIDALRDADMAMYQAKQSGRGCYRILTRDRKEQAVDRMHIENELRSALQLLYNNKIETRPPHSEFFLEYQPIICLPTGQLRGFEALVRWNHPKRGRISPSRFIPVAEETGLINPLGWWLLEEACRQIGVWRQQFPKLSPFVMNVNVSAVQLKQIDFIEKVDSILKHTHCPGTWLKLEITESCLLETSDRDVEILKQLQKKGIRLCIDDFGTGYSSLSRLHEFPIDTLKIDRSFVKRLDRERSEVVYTIIKLAHSLGMDVVAEGVETLEQLEKLRLFGCELGQGFLLSEPLVGSALIPLLVIQDARFKARYHSEPSGQSTG, from the coding sequence ATGGTGGAGCTAACTAACCGGGACAGTATTTTAATTGTTGACGACAATCCCACAAACCGGAAAATTTTATTTAAGCTTTTAGATAAGTCTGACTTTCATATTGTCGAAGCTTGCGATGGCATGATGGCACTGGAGCTAGCCTTACAATATACGCCAGATATTATTTTGTTGGACGTAATGATGCCCGGTATGGATGGTTTTGAAACCTGCAACCGGCTCAAAGCTGCTAAAGCAACCCAAGATATTCCTATTATTTTCACAACTTCTCTATCCGATACCGATAGTAAAGTTAAAGGTTTGAGCTTGGGTGCGGTCGATTATATCACAAAACCTTTTCAAAAAGATGAGGTGATTAGCCGCATTCGCTTGCATTTAAAGTTGCGCTCTCTCAATAAAGATTTGCAGCAACAAAATGAATTATTGGTGCGAGAAATTACCGCACGTTTGGAAGCTGAATCGGAACTCCATCAACTCAATCAAGATCTCGAGGAACGAGTTAAACAACGCACGTTGGAACTGACGCGGGCGTTGCAAGAACTGCAAACGGCGCAGGAAGAGTTATTAACGCGCGAGCAGCAACTCGAGTACGATGCGCTGCACGATGCTCTAACCAACCTCCCAAACCGCACGGGGTTTATGAAGCACTTAGAACGAGCGATCGGGCTGTACGAGACGCAAGCCGCGCGGAATGGCTCGACTCCCTGCCTCAACGCTAGCAGGCTGGAATTGGCTGCTACCAACTCAACGCTGTTTGCATTGCTGTTCATCGATTTAGACCGCTTTAAAGTGGTCAATGATAGCCTGGGACATTTGGTGGGCGATGACTTACTCAAAGGAGTTGCAAGTCGCTTGCAAGCTTGTTTGCACGGAAACGGAACGATCGCGCGTTTCGGCGGCGATGAATTCATGATCTTGCTCGAAGACTTGCACTCGGAACGAGAAGCAATCGCGATGGCTCAACGCATCCAAGAGCAACTGCGACATCCCTTTATTGCCAACGGCTACGAACTCTTCACCGAAGCCAGCATTGGCATTACCTTAAGTACGATGGGATATCGCTCGGCGATTGACGCGCTGCGCGATGCTGACATGGCAATGTATCAGGCCAAACAGTCCGGGCGCGGCTGCTATCGTATCCTAACGCGGGATAGGAAAGAACAAGCGGTCGATCGGATGCACATTGAAAACGAGTTGCGATCGGCGTTGCAATTGCTCTACAACAACAAAATTGAAACGCGCCCACCTCATTCGGAGTTTTTCCTCGAATACCAGCCGATTATTTGCTTGCCGACCGGTCAACTCCGAGGCTTTGAAGCCTTAGTACGTTGGAATCATCCCAAACGCGGCCGCATCTCGCCAAGTCGATTTATACCCGTCGCCGAAGAAACCGGACTCATTAACCCGCTGGGATGGTGGCTGCTCGAGGAAGCCTGCCGTCAAATCGGAGTATGGCGACAGCAATTTCCCAAGCTTTCTCCCTTCGTCATGAATGTTAATGTCTCAGCGGTACAGCTAAAGCAAATCGATTTTATCGAGAAGGTGGATTCAATTCTCAAACATACTCATTGTCCGGGAACGTGGCTGAAATTAGAAATTACTGAAAGTTGTCTGCTGGAAACTTCCGATCGCGATGTCGAAATCCTCAAGCAGTTACAAAAAAAAGGGATTCGGCTGTGCATTGATGACTTTGGCACGGGGTATTCTTCCCTCAGCCGCCTGCACGAGTTTCCGATCGATACGCTCAAAATCGATCGCTCTTTTGTCAAACGTTTGGATCGCGAACGTTCGGAAGTCGTTTATACGATTATTAAGCTCGCCCACAGTTTGGGGATGGATGTCGTTGCTGAAGGTGTAGAAACCTTGGAACAATTAGAAAAGTTACGCTTATTTGGTTGCGAATTGGGGCAGGGCTTTTTGCTCTCAGAACCCTTAGTCGGTTCCGCCCTGATTCCTCTACTGGTTATCCAGGATGCCCGCTTTAAGGCTCGCTACCACAGCGAACCTTCGGGACAAAGCACTGGCTAA
- a CDS encoding ferritin-like domain-containing protein: MRQLYKTASFDIPHASESNKLQRVLSSTIQNRSRDSAIAAASLSRYPHSPLSLPHPTEESACYWNAKHFNLQRAQLFQQATPQEQNAILQIASLSLLQEAYFIEKAGISYMAKMVALSESTDERMLYALFSADETYHLTQLLRFLPLHQTTVTDDPFLRFLTDLIEHQDKTVLLFILQVVLKGWVLSHYRTLASDCQNPELANILTGFLQDESRHHTTGITLFKQNPLTPETRQVIVEALVYFLRRVQTEPQSVVAAVNRVLGPLSRCQKIQLIEELQTEIHTGTRLNLLRSLIGKETAHTILNELEARQAFEPLPAYLCA; encoded by the coding sequence ATGCGTCAGCTTTATAAAACGGCCAGTTTTGACATCCCCCACGCCTCAGAATCCAACAAACTCCAACGAGTCCTATCCTCTACTATTCAAAACCGCAGTCGAGATAGTGCGATCGCTGCGGCTTCTCTCTCCCGCTATCCCCACAGCCCCCTATCCCTCCCCCATCCCACCGAAGAAAGCGCCTGCTATTGGAACGCCAAACACTTTAACCTCCAACGCGCTCAACTTTTCCAACAAGCCACTCCCCAAGAACAAAACGCCATCCTCCAAATCGCCAGCCTCAGCCTCCTCCAAGAAGCCTACTTCATTGAAAAAGCAGGCATCAGCTACATGGCAAAAATGGTCGCACTTTCCGAAAGCACCGACGAACGAATGCTTTACGCTCTCTTCAGTGCTGACGAAACTTATCACCTCACCCAACTCCTCCGCTTCTTACCCCTTCATCAAACTACCGTCACCGATGACCCCTTCCTGCGGTTCCTAACCGACTTAATCGAGCATCAAGATAAAACCGTTCTCCTGTTTATTCTCCAAGTCGTCCTCAAAGGCTGGGTACTCAGCCACTACCGCACCCTTGCCAGCGATTGCCAAAATCCCGAACTCGCCAACATCTTGACGGGTTTCCTGCAAGACGAATCGCGCCATCACACCACCGGCATTACCCTTTTCAAACAAAACCCTCTCACTCCCGAAACGCGACAAGTCATTGTCGAAGCCCTCGTTTACTTCTTGCGCCGAGTACAAACCGAACCGCAGAGCGTTGTTGCTGCCGTGAACCGCGTTTTAGGACCGCTGTCTCGCTGCCAAAAAATTCAACTGATCGAAGAACTCCAAACTGAAATTCACACCGGCACGCGCTTAAATCTGTTGCGTTCTCTCATCGGCAAAGAAACCGCTCATACCATTCTTAACGAACTAGAAGCGCGTCAAGCTTTTGAACCCTTACCTGCTTATTTGTGTGCCTAG
- a CDS encoding glycoside hydrolase family 3 N-terminal domain-containing protein yields the protein MLKQLDAQTLSLKQQVAQMVVVRASGTVFDSQIRYPQWEPPNEKLHNWITELQVGGVILLGGSAAELSLRIQQLQSLAKIPLLIAADIEEGVGQRFAGATEFPPPMALSAIQPHDRALELARKMGAITAKEAQAIGMNWVLAPVVDVNNNPDNPVINVRAFGETAIAVSHLAAAFIEGAKPYSVLTTAKHFPGHGDTATDSHLELPTIAHGNKRLAEVEIPPFQAAIAAGVDSVMSAHLRVSAWDEKYPATLSPAILTEKLRKELGFEGLIVTDALVMGGVANFADFRETCVLAVEAGADILLMPQDPEAAVEAVCAAVESGRIPIERIHSALERIGKAKEKACSAPSEEGLTVAVSSPEALETAEAIARESLKSSGVFPLPPLARGETPVNLVVVDNLLNCPFLGSHTAAIAVPTRLGYKLQLIEQQWLNLNELPSGSIIQVFSRGNPFRGSIGLLPNARDCFKNLLRTGRIGGLAIYGSPYVWEWFSNCLPHDLPWIFSYGQTPNSQALVSQILFEGERDRAKKFVGDAFV from the coding sequence ATGTTAAAACAACTTGACGCTCAAACTCTCTCCCTCAAACAACAAGTCGCTCAAATGGTTGTGGTGCGAGCATCCGGAACGGTGTTCGACTCGCAAATTCGCTACCCGCAATGGGAACCTCCCAATGAAAAATTGCACAATTGGATAACAGAATTGCAAGTGGGCGGCGTTATTCTATTAGGGGGCAGTGCGGCGGAATTAAGCTTGCGCATTCAACAACTTCAATCTTTAGCAAAAATCCCACTTCTGATTGCTGCCGATATTGAAGAAGGCGTAGGACAGCGTTTTGCCGGAGCGACAGAATTCCCGCCGCCGATGGCGTTGAGCGCGATTCAACCGCACGATCGCGCCTTAGAACTCGCGCGGAAGATGGGCGCAATTACCGCAAAAGAAGCTCAAGCGATCGGAATGAATTGGGTTCTTGCTCCCGTCGTCGATGTTAATAATAATCCCGACAATCCCGTTATCAACGTCCGCGCTTTTGGGGAAACGGCGATCGCTGTTAGCCACCTTGCAGCAGCTTTTATCGAAGGCGCAAAACCGTACTCAGTTTTAACGACAGCGAAGCATTTTCCCGGCCACGGCGATACGGCGACCGATTCTCACTTGGAACTGCCCACCATTGCCCACGGTAACAAGCGCCTTGCAGAAGTCGAAATTCCTCCCTTTCAAGCCGCGATCGCAGCCGGAGTCGATAGCGTCATGAGCGCTCATTTGCGCGTATCGGCTTGGGATGAAAAGTATCCAGCAACACTATCGCCCGCAATTTTAACCGAAAAATTACGCAAGGAGTTGGGCTTTGAGGGGTTAATCGTCACCGATGCGCTTGTGATGGGCGGTGTAGCGAATTTTGCCGACTTTCGAGAAACTTGCGTGTTAGCAGTAGAAGCAGGAGCAGATATACTATTAATGCCGCAGGATCCAGAAGCAGCCGTAGAAGCGGTTTGTGCGGCAGTCGAAAGCGGGCGCATCCCAATCGAGCGAATTCACAGCGCCCTAGAACGCATTGGGAAAGCAAAGGAAAAGGCGTGCAGCGCACCCTCTGAGGAAGGATTAACCGTGGCAGTGAGTTCGCCCGAAGCGTTGGAAACTGCCGAGGCGATCGCGCGCGAATCCCTGAAATCCAGCGGTGTTTTTCCCCTCCCCCCGCTCGCTCGCGGCGAAACTCCCGTTAATCTCGTCGTCGTCGATAACCTCCTGAATTGCCCTTTTCTAGGTTCCCATACCGCCGCGATCGCCGTTCCTACCCGATTGGGTTACAAATTGCAACTCATCGAGCAGCAATGGCTCAACCTCAATGAATTGCCTTCCGGTTCTATAATCCAAGTGTTTAGTCGCGGAAATCCGTTTCGCGGCAGCATTGGATTGTTACCGAACGCCCGAGATTGCTTTAAAAATTTATTAAGAACTGGTAGAATTGGAGGCTTGGCGATATACGGTAGTCCTTATGTGTGGGAGTGGTTTAGCAATTGTCTTCCGCACGATCTCCCTTGGATTTTCTCTTACGGACAAACCCCGAATTCGCAAGCTCTCGTCAGTCAAATTCTTTTTGAGGGCGAGCGCGATCGTGCTAAGAAGTTCGTTGGAGACGCATTTGTCTAA
- a CDS encoding Tic22 family protein has protein sequence MKKSIARWSATLGLVGSTLIGGLCGGSLPALALTEQEVFAQLQPIPVFTVTDSEGAPLVAAEAGKPSFAGAFISQKDALAFIDELKRDSPEIGSKVQVVPVSLGEIYQINHKAGQAGNDNVRFAYVPAQAQVDQALAVIKQENPQASEFRGVPLFVARGAGEQQGFLTVEIEGKPMIPFFFDKEQLQERVQNMNVKIEVVPLEGIIQALNNGNDEFLKNILLVPSRESAAFLESLRGNSPQNGAQNGAQNGAQNAPRR, from the coding sequence ATGAAAAAATCAATTGCACGTTGGAGCGCAACGCTCGGTCTAGTCGGTAGTACCTTAATCGGTGGTCTCTGCGGAGGCAGCCTCCCAGCGCTCGCGCTAACCGAACAGGAAGTCTTCGCGCAACTCCAGCCGATCCCCGTCTTTACCGTCACCGATAGCGAAGGCGCGCCTTTAGTTGCAGCGGAAGCGGGTAAGCCTTCTTTTGCAGGGGCTTTTATCAGCCAGAAAGACGCTTTAGCTTTTATCGATGAACTCAAACGCGATAGCCCTGAAATTGGCAGCAAAGTGCAAGTTGTCCCCGTCTCTCTTGGCGAAATTTATCAAATCAACCATAAAGCCGGTCAAGCGGGGAATGATAATGTTCGCTTCGCTTACGTGCCAGCCCAAGCACAAGTTGACCAGGCTTTAGCAGTTATCAAGCAGGAGAATCCCCAAGCCAGCGAATTTCGAGGCGTTCCCCTCTTTGTAGCGCGAGGAGCGGGCGAGCAACAAGGCTTCCTCACTGTTGAGATTGAAGGCAAACCGATGATTCCTTTCTTCTTTGATAAAGAGCAACTGCAAGAGCGCGTTCAAAATATGAACGTCAAAATTGAAGTTGTCCCTTTAGAAGGGATCATTCAAGCGCTGAACAATGGCAATGACGAATTCCTTAAAAATATTCTGCTCGTCCCTTCGCGGGAATCAGCCGCATTTTTAGAAAGCCTGAGAGGAAATAGCCCTCAGAATGGCGCTCAAAATGGCGCTCAAAATGGCGCTCAAAATGCGCCGCGACGTTAG
- a CDS encoding DUF1818 family protein: MLDQRVMKEGAGWRLGWNPEAPVYKGLVGGDGWAFELTEAELSDFCRLLERLAVTIDSIANELMEEERIACQLESNSLWLEAEGYPHAYEVRLLLSCSRQCEGNWHSHAILPLLEAARTLTVF; the protein is encoded by the coding sequence ATGCTTGACCAGCGCGTTATGAAAGAGGGAGCCGGGTGGCGGTTAGGATGGAACCCAGAAGCTCCTGTATATAAAGGCTTAGTCGGAGGAGATGGCTGGGCTTTCGAGCTAACCGAAGCCGAACTGAGCGATTTTTGCCGCTTATTGGAACGATTAGCAGTAACCATCGATTCGATAGCGAACGAACTCATGGAAGAGGAGCGTATTGCTTGCCAATTAGAAAGTAATTCGCTCTGGTTAGAAGCCGAAGGCTATCCTCATGCTTATGAAGTGCGTTTGCTACTCAGTTGCAGCCGTCAGTGCGAAGGAAATTGGCATTCTCACGCAATTTTGCCCTTACTCGAAGCCGCCCGCACCTTAACTGTTTTTTAA
- the ispD gene encoding 2-C-methyl-D-erythritol 4-phosphate cytidylyltransferase → MHLLIPAAGMGRRMGSDRNKLLLTLLGKPLLAWTLQAAEAATSLTWVGIMGQPEDFPDFKAILNDLNLTKPVELIRGGETRQQSVYNGLQGLPEGAERVLIHDGARCLATPDLFDRCTEALLSCQGLIAAIPVKDTIKVVDESGFILDTPDRANLWAAQTPQGFEVPLLKDCHEKGKQLGWEVTDDAALFEKCQLPVKIVEGEETNLKVTTPVDLAIAEFILRQRL, encoded by the coding sequence ATGCACTTATTAATTCCGGCTGCTGGTATGGGGCGGCGCATGGGCAGCGATCGCAATAAACTCCTCTTAACCCTATTGGGCAAACCGCTTTTAGCTTGGACGTTGCAAGCAGCAGAAGCAGCAACAAGCTTGACTTGGGTTGGTATTATGGGACAACCGGAAGATTTTCCCGACTTTAAAGCTATCCTCAACGATTTAAACCTCACGAAGCCGGTGGAATTGATTCGGGGGGGCGAAACGCGCCAACAGTCGGTTTACAACGGCTTGCAGGGGCTTCCAGAGGGCGCAGAGCGCGTTTTAATTCACGATGGGGCGCGCTGTTTGGCTACCCCCGATTTATTCGATCGCTGCACGGAAGCCTTGCTAAGCTGTCAGGGTTTAATTGCCGCCATCCCCGTCAAAGATACGATTAAAGTCGTCGATGAGTCTGGCTTTATTTTAGATACGCCCGATCGCGCCAACCTCTGGGCAGCCCAAACGCCCCAAGGATTCGAGGTTCCTCTGCTCAAAGATTGTCACGAAAAGGGCAAGCAGTTAGGATGGGAAGTTACTGACGATGCAGCCTTATTTGAAAAGTGCCAATTGCCGGTGAAAATTGTTGAAGGGGAGGAGACAAATTTGAAAGTCACTACGCCGGTGGATCTCGCGATCGCGGAATTCATCTTGCGACAGCGTTTGTAA
- the prmC gene encoding peptide chain release factor N(5)-glutamine methyltransferase encodes MQRPSLAREKTRRKVSINGVSSLLLVSGEELRAWYEEAKVAAIAAGISPYEVDWLIGAFSTLDRLALRLGISPAARIELQIPFPELVRLWQQRLQDCVPVQYLAGKTTWRHLQLKVTPDVLIPRPETELAIDLAIASRSTSLDPPQHWVDLGTGSGAIAIGLASGFPAATIHAVDLSPQALEIARENARNCGFEKNIKFYQGAWFEPLKHLKGQICGMVSNPPYIPTTALASLQPEVARHEPHLALDGGADGLDCLRILVDAAPDYLRSGGLWLVEMMAGQAQQVTALLEARGSYDNVQIFSDLAGIERFACAYRR; translated from the coding sequence ATGCAGCGCCCATCGCTCGCGCGAGAGAAAACTCGAAGGAAAGTCTCAATTAATGGGGTGTCAAGTTTGCTGCTAGTATCGGGAGAGGAACTGAGAGCGTGGTATGAAGAAGCAAAGGTCGCAGCGATCGCGGCGGGAATTTCGCCCTACGAAGTCGATTGGTTGATTGGCGCTTTTAGCACTCTCGATCGCCTCGCCTTGCGCTTGGGGATTAGTCCCGCAGCGCGCATCGAACTACAAATTCCCTTCCCCGAACTCGTTCGCCTCTGGCAACAACGCCTTCAAGATTGCGTCCCGGTGCAGTATCTTGCCGGAAAGACGACTTGGAGACACTTACAGTTAAAGGTTACGCCTGATGTTTTGATTCCGCGTCCGGAAACGGAACTGGCGATCGATTTAGCGATCGCCTCTCGGAGTACCAGTCTCGATCCGCCCCAACATTGGGTCGATTTGGGAACGGGCAGCGGCGCGATCGCGATCGGTTTAGCCTCGGGTTTTCCTGCCGCCACCATCCACGCCGTCGATCTCAGTCCCCAAGCCCTTGAAATCGCTCGCGAGAATGCCCGAAATTGCGGTTTTGAAAAAAACATCAAATTTTACCAGGGAGCCTGGTTCGAGCCGCTCAAACACCTGAAAGGACAAATTTGTGGGATGGTCTCCAACCCCCCCTATATTCCTACAACGGCGCTCGCCTCCCTGCAACCCGAAGTCGCGCGCCACGAACCGCATCTCGCCCTGGATGGCGGCGCAGATGGCTTAGATTGCCTGCGAATTCTCGTGGATGCGGCTCCCGACTATCTGCGTTCCGGCGGACTGTGGCTGGTGGAAATGATGGCCGGTCAAGCCCAACAAGTTACCGCACTGCTCGAAGCTCGCGGCAGCTATGACAACGTGCAGATTTTCTCCGACCTAGCCGGGATCGAGCGGTTTGCCTGCGCTTATCGCCGCTAA
- a CDS encoding DUF4327 family protein: MTSITASPTISASYTIDFIREEARHLVERGSIDRQQPIYVLCQYIPAREWVCVEVELEQCDFLLRDRIGDLIGSEQWDND, encoded by the coding sequence ATGACTTCTATCACAGCATCACCAACCATTTCTGCATCCTACACGATCGATTTCATCCGCGAGGAAGCCCGTCATTTGGTCGAGCGCGGAAGCATCGATCGCCAGCAGCCCATCTACGTTCTTTGTCAGTATATTCCCGCTAGAGAGTGGGTTTGCGTTGAAGTCGAACTCGAGCAGTGCGATTTCTTATTGCGCGATCGCATCGGCGACTTAATCGGCTCCGAGCAATGGGACAATGATTAG
- the trpD gene encoding anthranilate phosphoribosyltransferase, which yields MAQDIHPQTAWSNLLQQLLDRQSLTQEQASQLMQGWLDEQIAPVLSGAILAALQAKGVSAEELAGMASTLQAQSLQQLPLQRDKPVIDTCGTGGDGASTFNISTAVAFVCAAAGVAVAKHGNRSASSKVGSADVLEALGVRLQAHPDKVRAALEEVGITFLFAPGWHPALKAVAELRKTLKVRTVFNLIGPLVNPLRPTGQVIGTFDSKLVPILAEALELLGIQKAIVLHGREKLDEAGLADLTDMAIVSDGKMRLTVLNPTSLGLSYAPTSALKGGDVEENAAILRNVLQGKGTQPQEDAVVLNAALALQVGEVVPFEDRDRGIELARAVIKSGAAWLKLEALIKFLES from the coding sequence CCCACAAACCGCTTGGTCGAACTTATTGCAACAACTCCTCGATAGACAATCTCTCACGCAAGAACAAGCATCGCAACTGATGCAAGGATGGCTCGACGAACAAATTGCCCCCGTCCTTTCGGGTGCGATTCTCGCGGCACTCCAAGCCAAAGGCGTATCGGCAGAAGAACTGGCGGGGATGGCAAGCACCTTACAGGCGCAATCGCTCCAACAACTTCCCCTTCAACGCGATAAACCCGTTATCGATACCTGCGGCACGGGCGGCGATGGAGCTTCCACCTTTAACATTTCCACCGCCGTTGCCTTCGTCTGCGCGGCCGCAGGCGTTGCCGTCGCCAAACACGGCAACCGTTCCGCCTCCAGCAAAGTCGGTTCTGCCGATGTCTTAGAAGCCCTCGGCGTTCGTTTACAAGCCCACCCCGACAAAGTTCGCGCCGCCCTCGAGGAAGTCGGCATTACCTTTTTATTCGCTCCCGGCTGGCATCCTGCCTTAAAAGCTGTTGCCGAGCTTCGTAAAACCCTGAAAGTCCGTACTGTCTTCAATTTAATCGGCCCTTTAGTCAATCCTTTACGTCCCACCGGCCAAGTGATTGGCACTTTTGATAGCAAACTCGTCCCGATTCTCGCCGAAGCGCTAGAACTGCTGGGCATTCAAAAAGCAATTGTCCTGCACGGACGAGAAAAACTGGACGAAGCGGGGTTGGCTGACTTAACGGATATGGCGATCGTTTCCGACGGGAAAATGCGCTTAACCGTACTAAATCCTACTTCGCTCGGTTTGTCCTATGCCCCGACTAGCGCCTTAAAGGGCGGCGATGTAGAAGAAAATGCCGCAATTTTACGCAACGTACTGCAAGGAAAAGGGACGCAGCCGCAAGAAGATGCAGTGGTGTTGAATGCAGCTTTAGCACTGCAAGTTGGCGAAGTCGTACCTTTTGAAGATCGCGATCGGGGAATTGAGTTGGCGCGAGCGGTTATCAAGAGCGGTGCTGCTTGGTTGAAGTTGGAGGCGTTAATTAAGTTTTTGGAGAGTTAA
- a CDS encoding Tic22 family protein: protein MIKALKSWSAAIGTIGGIALATVFSSIAPVLALPAEQVSSALGPTPVFFIVSNDNKILFIDQKEQNQKIAPRFLSQQDAQQFLQKLQQSNPQVANGARIAVLPLAQAYNIDGDVSSQREIQFEYVPIQQQFQNARSMTQEFVGVPLFYATVGQDSITLEENGKTVVPFFFEREALQQMVDRFKQAQPNRASEIQFKVVALEALIETLKTSNDNNLSRITLVPSQDSIAFIRSIQQQAQQQNQQNQQNPQNRR from the coding sequence ATGATTAAAGCCTTAAAGTCTTGGAGTGCCGCGATCGGCACCATCGGAGGGATCGCTTTAGCAACGGTTTTCAGTTCGATCGCCCCAGTTTTAGCGCTTCCTGCCGAGCAGGTGAGTTCTGCCCTCGGCCCAACCCCAGTCTTCTTTATTGTTTCCAACGATAATAAGATTCTCTTTATCGATCAAAAGGAGCAAAACCAAAAGATCGCGCCTCGCTTCCTCAGCCAGCAGGACGCGCAACAATTTTTGCAAAAGCTCCAACAGAGCAATCCTCAAGTTGCCAACGGTGCCAGAATTGCCGTATTGCCGCTCGCGCAGGCTTATAATATCGATGGCGACGTTAGCTCCCAACGCGAAATTCAATTCGAGTACGTCCCCATCCAGCAGCAGTTTCAAAATGCACGCTCGATGACGCAAGAGTTTGTTGGCGTGCCGTTATTTTATGCAACCGTAGGTCAAGACTCGATTACGCTCGAAGAAAACGGTAAAACTGTTGTTCCCTTTTTCTTCGAGCGGGAAGCACTCCAACAGATGGTCGATCGCTTCAAACAAGCACAGCCTAACCGCGCTTCTGAGATTCAGTTTAAAGTGGTGGCGTTAGAAGCCTTGATCGAAACCCTGAAGACGAGTAACGATAATAATCTCAGTCGCATCACTCTCGTTCCTTCTCAGGATTCGATTGCGTTTATTCGGTCGATTCAACAGCAAGCTCAACAGCAAAATCAACAGAACCAACAAAATCCCCAGAATCGACGTTAG